The region GATCCCAGGAGCGGTAGAAGAACAAGCGTCCGTCTCTTATCTCAAAGTCACGACCCAGAACCATTTCGTTGCCCAAGTCCTGGCCGCCGTACTGCTGTTCCCACTCCCGCATCTTCTCAATGGAGGTCTGGTCAATGTACATACCCACTACTCCAAATACATTTGTATTTGGGTTCTTTCTTCTCAGCGCCTGAAAAGCCGCCTCAGCTCCATCGGCTGCAGGTGCAATCTCAGGAGTTGTGGTTGGAGTAGCCCAGGAGAAGTTGTTGGAGTACGTAACTTTTGTGTCTGATCCTCTTTTGCCAGATTTCGTGGTGATCAGGACTACACCCCAGGCACCTCTGGCACCATAGATAGAGGCAGAGGCAGCATCTTTCAGCACAGAGATCGACTCAATGTCCTCCGGGTTGATCATCTGTAGGCTAGGAATCTCCACGTTGTCCACTAAGATCAGCGGCTTTGCCCCTGGATTTCTCAGCGTTCCTGATATCCCGCGCAAAGTAATGTTAGGGTTTTGCCCGATTGCACCACTGGAAGTAGTGATGGTTAAGCCTGGTGTTGTACCCTGCAAAGCACGCGCCACGTCAGTAACCGGGCGTGACTCCAGCACTTTCGTGTCTACAGTAGACACAGCACCAGTCAGATTGGCCTTTTTCTGTGTACCGTAACCAACAACCACAACTTCCTCCAGTGCCTTGGCATCAGTCTGAAGCGCTACATCGATAGTTGAGGCATTACCCACTGTTCGCTCCTCCGGCTTCATGCCGATAAAAGAGAACACAAGCACATCGCTCGGCTCAATATTGTTAATTGAGTATTGGCCTGAAGCATCCGTGGTAGTTCCACGCGACTTGCCTTTAACGGTAACAGACACCCCCGGGAGTTCAAATTTATCCTCCTCGGATGTTACTGTTCCACTTACGGTTTTGCCTTGGGCAAAACCTTCTGCATGTAGCAGGAGCATACATAGCCCCCACAGAATACATCGTAAATATTTTTTCATGTTTGAGATAGGTTGATATTTGGGGGTGAAGATATATAATATTTTATATTCTATAATAATTTTAGAGATAATTTGTCGCTATAACATCGATTTTAGCATTTAAAGAAAGTATGCCATCACCCTCCTGCAACCATCTCTATAACATGCTAAATTAATTGAAATCAAAACTCATCTGCTCATAAGGCAATGTATTATCTGCTAACCAGGTACTATCACCAAGACTAATAACACAGAATAAAGAAGCACTCACTCAAATTTAATAAATAGAAAAATCCAATTTATCACTACATCTTCACTTCTAAAAACAAACGTGTGCGTAAAGTATAAAAAGGAGAGTGACTATTGTCAGTACAATTGCACCGGCAGATAAACTGGCTTTAGAAGGAGTGCCAACGGATTACGGCCTAACGAATCCAAAGTGTTTTTTTGGCCTTTGGCTTGAGGAGCATGAAAGAAAACGAGGGCTACAGTCGGGGCAGGCAGTCATATTACCATTTAGGCGCTGCGCGAAGGCTCAGGAGGCAACCCAGTCAGAGGCGCCTATGCTTTTAGTCGCTTTATCCTTTCGACAAACTGCTGCATGCGCTCGTAGTGGGAGCCTTTCCAATACACGCGGCTGCAGGAGGGGCAGCGGAAGAAGTCATGGAAGTATAGCCGTGTCTTGGGCGGCAGTTCGTCCAGCACCTCTTCCTTTGCCACCTCCTGCACCGGTACATTGCAGGCCAGGCAGCGCTCAAACGGGCTAAAGCTATCCTGCAGGCGAAAACGCCGGATCACCTCCTCCAGTTGCTCCTCGGTGTGCTGCGAGCGCAACCAGTAACCCCATGCGATGCTTTTCTGCTTCAGTAACCCTACATCGCGCGTCAGCACTACCCGCTGCTGTTGGGCAGCGATACGCGCAATCACATTATCCGAAAGGTCTGTCTGGTAGAAAGTGTCGAGGCCGAGCAGGCGCATGCTTTTGGCCAGCGTGCCCAGGTGCACGTCGAGTATAAAACGGTGCGGCGGCGGGTTACGTTCTTCAAAGGTATAACCGGCAGGCCACTCCTTCCCCGTCTCCACCGGGTATACTTCCACCGCATCGCCGGGCCGAAGCAAGTATGAAAATGCAACCAGCTTGTTATTTGCCAGCACCACATCCACTTCCGGGTGCGGCACGCCCATGGCCTCCATGGCATCTTTTATGGCAGGCGTGCCCTGGAAAGTAAAACGTATGGTTTTGCCCTTGCGGTGCTTGTTGAGAAAGTCGTTTAAAGCACCATGAAATCGAAACGTGGCCGCATGCTCTGGTAGTTTGCTCATACTTTGCTTTACGGCAGGCTAATAATTGGTTGTTCGTTGTTAGGGTTGCGATTATACCCCGAAGTATAAACCTCAAGTTGCGATTAACCCACCCCTGCCCCTCCAAGGAGGGGAACTTCGCAAAAGAGTAGGTGATTCCCCTCCTCGGAGGGGTTAGGGGTGGGTTTACACCTGCACATCATGAGTAGATCGCAACTTGGGTTATAAAGTAGAGTAATTTTTACCAGTGGAGAAAGACTTCCCTGCTTATCAAAGCTAGCCTCCGTTTCAGCACTTCATAAGACCTTGCACTCATCCTATACCAATAACTAGCAACTAATAACTAGCAACCATTTACGGGTAACTACTCCAGCAACTTGGGCAGCTGCTGCAGCAAGGTATACCCGCCGAGGCAGGCCATTACCAGCACCACCAGCACCCCAAAAACCGTGAGCAGCGGCGGGTGGCGGTACTCCCCAATAATAGCAGGCTTGTAAGCCGCAATAAGTATAACGGCCAGCGTGAGCGGCAAGATGAGTCCATTTAAGGCACCGGCCAGTATAAGCAGGCGTACCGGCTGACCTATCGTAACGAAAACGGCGGTGGACACAAGTATAAACCCGATGATCACCCAGTTCTCATACTTGCGGATAGTGCCGCTGAAGGACTTGACGAAGGACACGGAAGTATAAGCTGAGCCGATAACCGAGGTCACCGCTGCCGAGAGCATCACCAGCCCGAAAAGCCTGTAGCCCAGCTCGCCCGCTGCCAGCCGAAAAACGGAGGCAGGTGGATTCGCCGAATCCAGCACCAGCCCCTTGCTCACCACGCCCAGCGCCGCCAGAAACAGAAATATGCGAATAACGGAGGCCACGGTTATCCCTGAAACGGCACTTGTATTTACCTGCCGCAGCGATTCTTTACCTTTCACGCCGGCATCTAGCAAACGGTGGCCACCTGCAAAGGTGATATAGCCGCCCACAGTGCCACCCACCAGCGTCACGATAGCTAGCACATCCACCTCGTCGGGCAGAAAGGTCTTGGCCACGGCCTCCCCGACAGGCGGAGCGGAAGTAATGGCGACGTATACGATCAGCAGGATCATCAAAAAACCCATCACCTGCGCGAACCGGTCCATCACCTTACCGGCCTCGCGCACCAGGAAAACACCGACCGCCATGGCCGCGGCAAGTATAGCGCCCGTTTCCGGCGAAAAGCCCAGCAGCACATTAAAGCCGAGCCCGGCACCGCCCACATTGCCAATGTTAAAGGCCAGCCCACCCAGCACGATCAGGAAAGAGATAAAGGCGCCCAGCCCCGGCAGCACCAGGTTGGCGATGTCCTGTGCCCGCCGCTCCGACACCGCGATCACCCGCCACACGTTCAGCTGCACACCGATATCGAGGATGATGGAGACAAGTATAACGAAGCCGAAGCTGGCCGCCAGTTGCTGCGTGAAAACAGTCGTCTGCGTCAGGAAGCCGGGGCCGACGGCAGAGGTCGCCATCAGGAATGCCGCACCAAGCAAAACGCTCCAGTTCTTGTGTTTCATACGTGCTTAGGTGGCAGAGATGAGGATGCCCGCGGCGGTGAGGCATTCGCGGATGCGTTTGGCAAACGATAGCGCGTGCGGCCCATCCCCGTGGATGCAAATGGTTTCAGCCTTTATACTTACCTCCGCCCCCTGCTGCGACTGCACCTTGCCCTCCTTTACCATCCGCAGCACTTGCTGCACCGCCTGCTCCTGTTCGATAATAAAGGCATTTGGCTGGCGGCGCGGCGTGAGCGTGCCGTCCTGCTGATAGGTGCGGTCGGCGAAAACCTCGCTGGCGGTTCTAAGCCCATACTTCTCCCCTGCCTTTAGCAGCTCGCTTCCGGCCAGGCCGTAAAGTATAAGTTCTGCATCTACCCTAGCAACAGCATCCGCTATGGCCTCAGACAAGGCAGTGTTGGTTGCCGCCATATTATAAAGCGCGCCATGCGGCTTAACGTGGTGCAGCCTGGCACCCTCCGCTCTGGCAACGCCCATCAGCGCGCCCAACTGGTACACCACCATATCGTATACTTCCTCCGCCGACACCGCCATCTCCCTTCTGCCAAAACCTACCAAATCGGGCAGCCCCGGATGCGCCCCAATGGCCACGCCTTTCTCCAGCGCCAGCCGCACGGTTTTTTTCATGGTGGCCGGGTCACCGGCATGGAAGCCGCAGGCAATATTGGCAGAACTCACGAAGTCCAGAAGTTCGCTGTCGTTGCCCATTTGCCAGGCGCCGAAGCCCTCGCCCATGTCGCAGTTCAGGTCTACGGAGAGTTGATTCATACTTGGTTAAGCTTGTATAAAATGGCCTGCTGTAACGCCAGCATGCTTAATTCCTGTTGATAGAATAATCGCTGCGCCTCCTCCAGGCTAATATCCTCAAAGCTGATAACGCCACCCGGCTGCACCTGCGCCAGCTTCGGGAGGTCTGCAGTGATGACCTGGATTATGCGCGGGTAACCGCCCGTAGTCTGCGCATCGGCCATAAGTATAATGGGATTGCCCTGCTTTGGCACCTGCACCGTGCCAAAGCTCACGGCCGTGGAGAGCATTCCCCGCTCCTCCTCCAGCACCAGCATAGCCCCCTGCAGGCGGTAGCCCATCCTGTCCGACTGCGGCAGGAGTTTATACTTCTCCTGCCAGATATAACCGCGGCTGCTTTCCGAGAACCAGTTATACTCCAGGTTGCCCCTTGCCCGCAGCACCGGGTATTGCGCATAGGCTGGCAGCAGCTCCGGCTCCGGGCTCCACAGCGCCTCTGTAAAACTAGCTTCCTTTTTACCCTGCAGGAGCAGCGCACTCAGTATCTGTCTGTTTGTTTCTGATGATGCCCCAAGGTATAACTTGTCCCCGCTGCGAAGAGCACGCCCCTGCAGACCGCCGAGGCCGGCGTGCATGTACGTTGAGCAACTGCCCATCACCACCGGCACGTCAACCCCTCCGCCCACAGCCAGATAAGTATAGTTGCCATACCTGGGCTTGCCGAAGCGAAGTATACTTCCGGCCTTCACCAGCACCGGCCGCCACAGGCGCACGGGCTTGTCATTTATACTTGCTGACAGATCGGCTCCACCTAAGGCGATTATAGTATCCTGCTCAAACTCTATTTCCGGCCCCTGCATACTAATCTCCAGCGTTGCCGCTCCTTCAGCATTCCCCACCAGTAAATTAGCAATGCGCAGGGCCACTTTATCCATGGCGCCACCCACCACTACACCTTGCCGCTGGTAGCCGTAACGACCCAGGTCCTGCACGGTCGTGAGCAAGCCCGGCTTTCTTATTTTTAGTCCCATGCCTGCTCCTCCTCCATGACCAGGAATTCTTCCGGGGAAATCGGCACGAAACGCACTTCATCTCCTGCCTGCAGCAAACTCGGATTATCACGGCCAGGGTTGAAGAGTTGCAGCGGCGTGCGCCCGATCAGTTGCCAGCCGCCGGGGGTGCTGATGGAATAGACACCTGTCTGCGCCCCGGCAATACCCACGCTGCCGGCAGGTATACGGTTCCGTGGGTCGGCTTTTCGGGGTACGGAAAGGCGCACATCCATCCCGCCCAGGTAGGGAAAGCCAGGTGCAAACCCTATCATATAGACATGGTAAGTGCCGCTGCTATGGATCCGGACAACCTCATCTGTGCTCAACCCAGCATGCTCCGCCACCTCCTCCAGGTCAGGCCCGTAAATACCTCCGTACACCACGGGCAACTCCACCACGCGGGCAGGCTTGGTGTGGGTCTCCTGTACCTGCTCCACCAGAATGCCCAATTGTCGCACCACTTCACTGTAAGCATCCAGCTTGCCCTGCTGGCTCAGCACCCAGGGGTCATAGTACACGGTGAGGGAAGTAAAAGCGGGCACGAACTCCACCAATCCGGCAAAAGGCTGCTGCTCCAATGCCTGCGCCACGGCCAGGATGCGGCGATGTATGTCAGGGCTGATGGTTTCCCCAAAAAGCAGCGCCACGGCATTGTCGCCGAGGGGGCACAGGAGGAGCGGCGGATTTTGGAGGATCTCAGGCATAGAACATGTATACTTGGCGCTACGGCTGCGGGTTCAGGTAGAGTTCTTTGTTCCGGAGCGGCACCAGGGCCAGCACCACCGCCTGCTCGTATAGCTCGCGCCGGTCTACCACATTATGGGTAAGTATGCCAATGGCGCCGCCCTTCTGCTTGGAGTTGGAGTGGCTGAAGATACGATCGTTGGCCTCGCCAAGCTCTACCCCCTGCTCCACCAGCTTCCGCACTTTCTGGGGCAGGAAAAACGTGCCGGATCGCGCTTTGCCCATCTGCTCGTTATCCTGCACCACCACCCAGGCGAAGGTAGCCAAGTCGCCTCCGATTACCTCTACGCCGCCTTCCAGCCCAATCCAGAAATCGGCGTCCGGCTGCAGTGCTTTCGCGTTGGCTACACGGTTCAGCGCCCCCTGCAGCGTTTCCTGCTCCGTCATGGGCTGGTCGGCCACGCCGGAGGGCACACTCGCTGGCTCAGGGATAAACTTGGACTCCGGGAACATACGCTGCAACCCATCCAGCGCGGCGTTTACCTTCACCGGGTTCGTGGAGGCAATCACTACGGTATATGTTTTGTGTTCCATGATCAATTTAAAGTATAAGTTCAATCTCTCTTTTTTGTCATCCTGCAAGGATCTTGTGGGCCAGTAGTGATAGCTTAACCTCCCGAGGGAAGGGGCCCTCCCTTCCACCAAGTTTCTTAACAGAATGACAGTAATTTTGAGCCTGTTTTACTAGAATGAACCCACCCCTACCCCTCCGAGGAGGGGAATTCATACTTGTATACTTTTCTAACTCCCGAACTCTCTAACTCCTAAACTCCCCTACTCTCCAACATTAATAAGTATATTTGAAAAGTATGAAAAAGAGAAACAGAAACCTACTCCTGGCAGGCATCGCTTTGCTCAGCGCAGGCTCCTTGGCCTCCTGCAGCAACACTATTCCTGCTTCAGAGCCCATACCCGTAGAAACCGGCGTATCCAAGGAACTGGCCGATTACCGCAAGCAGGTGCTCAGCCGCATCGCCTACGACATCAGCCTGCAGATCCCGGAGCAGAAGCAGCAGCCTATTCTTGGTTACGAGACTATTACCTTTCGCCTCTCCGACAACAGCCGCCCGCTGCAGCTCGACTTTAAAGAGGCCCCCGACCACCTGAAACAAGTATGGCTGAACGGCAAGCAACTGGAGGCGAAGCTAGAGAACGAGCACATCCTCCTGCCAGCCAAAGCTCTTAAGGTTGGGGAGAATGAGGTAAAGGTAGAGTTTATCGCCGGGGACTTGTCGTTGAACCGAAACGAGGAATACCTGTATACCTTGCTGGTGCCCGACCGCGCCCGCACCGTGCTGCCCGTGTTCGACCAACCCAACCTGAAAGCCACCTTCAAGCTTAGTTTAACACTTCCCAAAGACTGGAACGCGTTAGCGAATGGAGCACTGGTAGACTCTACGGTGGCAGAGAACAGCAAAAGCTATACTTTCGCTATTTCTGATACCATCCCTACTTACCTGTTTTCGTTTGCGGCGGGTAAGTTCAAGCATGTGCAGCGCGACATGAGGGGCACCACCATGCACTTTTACCACCGCGAAACCGATCAGGCCAAGCTACGCGAAAGCATGGACCCGATCTTCCAGCTCCACAGCGATGCGCTGGTTTTTCTGGAGGAGTATACACAGATCCCTTACCCTTTCCAGAAGTTCGATTTCGTGGCAATTCCGGACTTTCAGTATGGCGGCATGGAGCATGTGGGCGCGATCCAGTACAAAGCTTCCACTCTGTTTCTGGATGAGACGGCAACGAAGGACGAGAAAATCGCCCGCTCCAACCTTATCGCGCACGAAACGGCCCACATGTGGTTCGGCGACCTGGTAACGATGCAATGGTTCGATGATGTGTGGATGAAGGAGGTGTTCGCCAATTTTATGGCTGATAAGGTAACGCAGGTGGCGCTGGAGAACACCAACTATGACATGAAGTTTTTGGTAGACCACTTCCCCGCCGCCTACAGCATCGACCGCACTTCCGGGGCTAACCCTATCCGCCAGCCGCTGGACAACCTGCAGGATGCCGGCTCGCTCTACGGGGGCATCATCTACCACAAAGCCCCCATTATGATGCGCCAGCTGGAGCGCCTGATGGGTGAGGATGAACTGCGCAAAGGACTGCAGGAATACCTGAAAACCTACGCCTTTCAAAACGCCACCTGGCCCGACCTCATCAAAATACTGGATGCCCGCACCCCTACCGACCTGCAACAGTGGAACCAGGTCTGGGTGAACGAGCCGGGACGGCCTGTTTTTACGCATGAACTGAAGGCCCGCAACGGCAAAATCGAGCAGCTGCGCGTGTCACAGAAAGGCGAAGACGGCTCTGACAGGGTATGGCCGCAGTTCTTCGAAATAGCGCTGGTGTACCCCGACCGGATGGAAGAGCTGACGGTGGACATGACGAACGAGGATGTGGTGGTGGAGACAGCCGCAGGCAAAGAGGTGCCGCAGTTCATCCTTTTCAACTCCACGGGGCAGGGCTACGGCGTGTTTCCGGTGGATGAGGCGATGCTGCAGCGGCTGTATACTTTGCAGGACCCAGTACAGCGCGCGTCGGCTTACATCAACCTCTACGAGAACATGCTCAACGGCCGCAGCCTTACCCCACAACAACTCCTCAGTTTCTACCAAAAAGGGCTGACACAGGAGCAGGAGGAGCTGAACATTAAGCTGCTTACCGGGCAGCTAAGCGATCTGTACTGGGTTTTCCTTTCGCCGGCACAACGCCAGCAACAGGCGGCGCAACTGGAGCAGCATGTGTGGCAGGCACTGCAGCAGCACCAGGCGCCAAACGTGAAAAAGCTGCTCTTCAAGACCTACCAAAGTGTAGCCACCTCCAAAGAAGCGCAGGACAGGTTGTACCAGGTATGGCAAAAGCAGGAGCCGCCTACTGGTGTCAAATTGAATGAAGATGATTATACTTCGCTGGCACTTGCCCTGGCCGTGCGCGACTATCCGGCACAAAGTATACTGCAGCAGCAACTGACCCGCATCCAGAACCCTGACCGAAAAAAACGGCTGGAGTTCCTCATGCCAGCGCTGTCTGCTGATGTGCAGGTGCGGGATGCGTTTTTCGCGTCACTTAAAGATGCCGAGAACCGGGAGAAAGAGTCCTGGGTAGCCTCAGCCTTGGGTTACCTGCACCACCCGCTGCGTGCTCAGACTTCTGAGAAGTACCTGCCCCAAAGCCTGGAGCTGCTGGCCGAAATCCAGCGCACGGGCGATATTTTCTTTCCCTTTAACTGGCTCCGCGCCACTTTAGGCTCCTACCAAACCACCACAGCAGCCCAGGTCGTTCGCGATTTTCTGAAGGCAAACCAAAACTATAACCCAAAGCTTAAAGCCAAAATCCTGCAGGCTTCCGACGATCTGTTCCGGGCGGAGAAGCTGGTGCAACAGCAGTAAATCAATCAAACCTCGCGGCGTCTTTAAGCCCCGCGAGTGTCTAGGTTTTAGCGTGGCAATGGCTATGAGTACGAACAGTCACCGGTTTTACAAACATGATGCGCTCTTTTGAAAAAAGAAAAGCCCCTCCGTTTCCGGAGGGGCTTTTTAAACGTTATACTTCGAGTAGATTACACCAGTATTCTCACCGGGTTCTCCAGCAGGTTCTTGAACGTCTGCAGGAAGGCGGAGCCTACCGCGCCATCCACCACGCGGTGGTCACAAGATAGGGTAACCTTCATCACGTTGCCGATCTGGATGTTACCGTTCTTCACAACCGGTGTTTGCTTGATGCCTCCCACAGCCATGATGCAGGCATCCGGCGGGTTGATGATGGCGGTGAACTCTTCGATGCCGAACATGCCCAGGTTGGAGATGGTAAACGTGTTTCCTTCCCAGTCGGACGGCTGCAGCTTCTTGCTCTTTGCTTTACCGCCCAAATCTTTCACCTCGGCAGAGATGGCAGAGAGCGACTTGTAGTCCGCGTTGCGAACAACCGGTACCAGCAGGCCTTCTTCTACCGCTACGGCCACACCAATGTTGATGTGCTTGTTGTAGCGGATCTTATCGCCCAGCCAGGAGGAGTTAACCGCCGGATGCTGACGCAGGGCCGCAGCAGCGGCTTTGATGACCAGGTCGTTGAAGGATACCTTCACCGGAGATACTTCGTTGATGCTGGCGCGTGCCTCGATGGCTTTGTCCATATCGATCTCCATGGTCAGGTAGAAGTGCGGAGCGGAGAACTTGCTCTCGGCCAGACGGCGGGCAATTACCTTGCGCATCTGCGATACGTTCACCTCTTCGTAAGCCTCGGCTGGAGCACCCGGTATGGCAGTGCTGGCCTGAGGGGCAGCAGCCTGCGGCGCAGCGGCTTTCTGCGGTGCGGCAGACGGCGTGAAGCTCTCCACGTCGCGCAGCACAATGCGGCCATTCTCGCCTGTACCTTTTATCTGGCTCAGGTTAAAGCCTTTCTCTTTGGCCACGCGCTTGGCCAGCGGCGAAGCCTTGATGCGGCCATTCTCAGAGGCAGCAGCGGTTTCTTCGCCGGCAGTGTCGGTTACGTTTGTTTCCTGTACTTTCTCTGACGTTGTCGCGTCTACGCCGGCCTCGATGGCCTCGTCTGTCTGGGCGTTCTCCTCGCGCTCCTGCGTGTTGGACGAAGCCGCTTCCAGCAGTGCTTTGTAGTCCGCGCCTTCCTCTCCGATAATGGCGATGATGGCGTCAATGGCCACGGAGTCGCCTTCTTTCACGCCCGTATACAGCAGTGTTCCGTCTTCGTAGGACTCCAGTTCCATGGTGGCCTTGTCGGTTTCCACTTCTGCCAGCACATCTCCGGACTTCACTTTGTCGCCTTGCTTCTTCTGCCAGCTCACCAGCACCCCTTCGGTCATGGTGTCGCTCATTTTCGGCATGCGGATAACGGAGGCCTTGATATTGCTCGTGTCAACGGCGGTTTTGGCTGGTGCCTCTTCTTTGGCAACGGCAGGCTTGGTTTCTTCTTTCTTCGGCTCAGGCTTCTCCTCTTTCTTTTCTGCCTTGGCAGCCGGAGCGCCGCCGCCTTTTACCTCGCTCAGCAGGCCGGAAATGTCCTCGCCTTCCTTGCCAATAATCGCGATGACGGCATCCACCGGTACAGAATCCCCCTTTTTGGGGCCGATGTACAGCAGTGTTCCGTCTTCGTAGGACTCCAGCTCCATGGTGGCCTTGTCGGTTTCCACTTCTGCCAGGATATCGCCGGCGCTTACCTTATCGCCCTCTTTTTTCAACCAAGATGCAATCACCCCCTCCGTCATCGTGTCGCTCATCTTGGGCATTTTTATAACTTCAGCCATAAATTTCGTGTTGTTTATTCGCCCAATAGGTCTTGTATGATCCGCCCAAAATTAGATTTAAAAATATTTTATTCAAACTAAGTATGCATACAAATGATTTTACCGCCACCGGATACTTTACCGCTGCCCTACTTTAGCCTGCATACTGCTCCGGCAAGCAAGTTACGCAAACAAGCTTAATATCTAAAGTTTCGGCACCTTACTTCTGTGTTATACCTTCGGGAGGCTACTGCAGGTGCGCCACATCGCAGTACTTTTTAACGGCAAACATACTTCCGGTGTAGTCCAGCTGGTAAAGGCAGAGGTTCTGGTGCCTGAACTCATCCATGCAGCGCAAGGGGTAGCGCAGCAGTTGGCACAGCAAAATGCGCATGGCCCGGCCGTGCATGCACACGAGAATGGTTTCCTCCTCCGGCCTGCTGAGCATTAAATCTATAAAAGGCTGCTGCCGCTCAAAAACCAGCTGCGGGCTCTCGCCTCCCTCTATGCAGATTTCGGTATTGCCATCGCACCAGGTCTGCAGGATGCCGTGGTAGTAGGCGTCCTCTTCCGGAGTGATGCGGGTGCCCTCGCGGGTGCCCCAGTTTATTTCGTTCAGACCGGTGTGCTGCTCGTGGGGAATCCCCAGGTCGATGAATTGCTGCACCGACTGAATGCTGCGCTGCAGCGTGGAAGTATACACTTTATCGAACTTCACGTCCTTATACTTCTCGTAAAACAGGGCTGCCTGCCGCTGCCCCTCCGCATTCAGCACGGAGTCAACGCCGCTGCCCTGCACAATACTTTGCTGGTTATAGTCTGTCTGCCCGTGGCGGATGAGGTATACTTTCTTAATACTCAAAATTCTTCTACTTTTGCCTACTTACATAAATCAGCGCGAATTTAGGCATCTCAGCGGATGGATAAAAATACAGATACGGTAGAGCGTGTAAAACAGTGGTGCCAGAACACCATGATCGAACACCTGGGCATCGAAATTACGGAAGTGGGCGCCGACTACCTGTGCGGCAAAATGCCCGTGGACCAGCGTACGCACCAGCCCATGGGCCTGCTGCACGGCGGGGCCTCGGTGGTGCTGGCCGAGTCGCTGGCAAGTATGGGGGCGGCCCTTCAGGTAGATTTAACAAAAAAGGCCTGCGTTGGTTTAGAGATCAATGCCAACCACCTGCGCAGTGCCCGCGAGGGCTGGGTGTACGGCAGGGCCACCCCAATTCATGTAGGCCGGAGCACGCAGGTTTGGGAGACCCGGATCACCAACGAGGAAGGCGATCTGGTGTGCATCAGTCGCATGACCGTGGCCGTAATCGATAAAAAATAAACCGGCTATACTTGCCAAAAGGAGCGACTATGAGGGGTGAGCAAACCCAGAAGTATACTTTAGAACAGATTTTCCGAGCAGCCATCGCCGGGCAAAAGGCGGTGGCTGTCTGGCGCCTGCCCTTTTCCGATAAGCTGCAGGCCTGCGTGCAACTGGGACAGCAATTCACGACCGGGCAACCGCAACTCGAAACCAGCCCCTTCGGCTTCTTCTTTTGCCCTTTCCAGGTATCAGCACAGGACCGGAACCTCTTTATAAAGGGCGATCTATACTTCGACGGGGAAACCCTGACGCCTGCAGCCGAGGTTCCACAGCCGCAGTTGCAGGCATTTTACGCCTTGCTGCGGGAGGCACCAGGTATAAACGGCTGGCATACTTCCGCCAGCACAGAAAATCATACTTTCCAGACCGAGCAGGGATTTACCACTGCAGTACGGAAGGCGGTGGAACGTATAAAGGCGGAGGAGATGGAGAAGGTGGTGCTGTCGCGAAACGACCGGGAGCCGCTGCCAGAGAGCTTCTCGCCGGTGGCAGCCTTTAAGACGATGGTGGCCACTTACCCGCGGGCCTTCGTGTCGCTGGTGTCGGTACCGGGTGTGGGCACCTGGA is a window of Pontibacter kalidii DNA encoding:
- a CDS encoding LamB/YcsF family protein; amino-acid sequence: MNQLSVDLNCDMGEGFGAWQMGNDSELLDFVSSANIACGFHAGDPATMKKTVRLALEKGVAIGAHPGLPDLVGFGRREMAVSAEEVYDMVVYQLGALMGVARAEGARLHHVKPHGALYNMAATNTALSEAIADAVARVDAELILYGLAGSELLKAGEKYGLRTASEVFADRTYQQDGTLTPRRQPNAFIIEQEQAVQQVLRMVKEGKVQSQQGAEVSIKAETICIHGDGPHALSFAKRIRECLTAAGILISAT
- a CDS encoding NRAMP family divalent metal transporter — encoded protein: MKHKNWSVLLGAAFLMATSAVGPGFLTQTTVFTQQLAASFGFVILVSIILDIGVQLNVWRVIAVSERRAQDIANLVLPGLGAFISFLIVLGGLAFNIGNVGGAGLGFNVLLGFSPETGAILAAAMAVGVFLVREAGKVMDRFAQVMGFLMILLIVYVAITSAPPVGEAVAKTFLPDEVDVLAIVTLVGGTVGGYITFAGGHRLLDAGVKGKESLRQVNTSAVSGITVASVIRIFLFLAALGVVSKGLVLDSANPPASVFRLAAGELGYRLFGLVMLSAAVTSVIGSAYTSVSFVKSFSGTIRKYENWVIIGFILVSTAVFVTIGQPVRLLILAGALNGLILPLTLAVILIAAYKPAIIGEYRHPPLLTVFGVLVVLVMACLGGYTLLQQLPKLLE
- a CDS encoding 5-oxoprolinase subunit C family protein; its protein translation is MGLKIRKPGLLTTVQDLGRYGYQRQGVVVGGAMDKVALRIANLLVGNAEGAATLEISMQGPEIEFEQDTIIALGGADLSASINDKPVRLWRPVLVKAGSILRFGKPRYGNYTYLAVGGGVDVPVVMGSCSTYMHAGLGGLQGRALRSGDKLYLGASSETNRQILSALLLQGKKEASFTEALWSPEPELLPAYAQYPVLRARGNLEYNWFSESSRGYIWQEKYKLLPQSDRMGYRLQGAMLVLEEERGMLSTAVSFGTVQVPKQGNPIILMADAQTTGGYPRIIQVITADLPKLAQVQPGGVISFEDISLEEAQRLFYQQELSMLALQQAILYKLNQV
- a CDS encoding Mut7-C RNAse domain-containing protein, which encodes MSKLPEHAATFRFHGALNDFLNKHRKGKTIRFTFQGTPAIKDAMEAMGVPHPEVDVVLANNKLVAFSYLLRPGDAVEVYPVETGKEWPAGYTFEERNPPPHRFILDVHLGTLAKSMRLLGLDTFYQTDLSDNVIARIAAQQQRVVLTRDVGLLKQKSIAWGYWLRSQHTEEQLEEVIRRFRLQDSFSPFERCLACNVPVQEVAKEEVLDELPPKTRLYFHDFFRCPSCSRVYWKGSHYERMQQFVERIKRLKA
- the pxpB gene encoding 5-oxoprolinase subunit PxpB, producing MPEILQNPPLLLCPLGDNAVALLFGETISPDIHRRILAVAQALEQQPFAGLVEFVPAFTSLTVYYDPWVLSQQGKLDAYSEVVRQLGILVEQVQETHTKPARVVELPVVYGGIYGPDLEEVAEHAGLSTDEVVRIHSSGTYHVYMIGFAPGFPYLGGMDVRLSVPRKADPRNRIPAGSVGIAGAQTGVYSISTPGGWQLIGRTPLQLFNPGRDNPSLLQAGDEVRFVPISPEEFLVMEEEQAWD
- the yjjX gene encoding inosine/xanthosine triphosphatase, with the protein product MEHKTYTVVIASTNPVKVNAALDGLQRMFPESKFIPEPASVPSGVADQPMTEQETLQGALNRVANAKALQPDADFWIGLEGGVEVIGGDLATFAWVVVQDNEQMGKARSGTFFLPQKVRKLVEQGVELGEANDRIFSHSNSKQKGGAIGILTHNVVDRRELYEQAVVLALVPLRNKELYLNPQP